A stretch of the Sphingobacterium thalpophilum genome encodes the following:
- a CDS encoding ATP-binding protein encodes MNNQNQQVKQLCTDFRLSAIAAGLDDILSRAENEQIGYLELLSRLFGAEQQHRRQRDESRRMTSASLPKNNDLSFYEAKRNGLTDKRLAALRELNWIDQLFNLVLMGPSGTGKTMLAAGLARDAVRAGYHVYFRTMEEIVSTLKTKDFVRSQAAEYKKMLRAGLIVIDDVMLFPLEKNVAVAFFNFINQIYESTSIIVKTNKKPTEWAKMLEDEVIATALLDRILFRCHWGKL; translated from the coding sequence ATGAACAATCAAAATCAACAGGTAAAACAACTCTGCACCGACTTCAGGCTTTCAGCGATAGCTGCCGGCCTGGACGATATCTTATCGCGAGCAGAAAATGAGCAGATAGGCTATCTGGAGTTACTCTCCCGTCTTTTCGGGGCCGAGCAGCAGCACCGCCGGCAAAGGGATGAGAGCAGACGGATGACATCTGCTTCTCTGCCAAAAAACAACGATCTCTCGTTCTATGAAGCCAAACGTAACGGGCTTACCGACAAACGGCTCGCTGCACTACGGGAACTTAACTGGATCGACCAGCTGTTTAATCTCGTGCTGATGGGACCCAGTGGAACTGGGAAAACAATGCTTGCAGCAGGCTTGGCAAGAGACGCTGTCAGGGCAGGATATCATGTGTATTTCAGGACGATGGAAGAGATCGTTTCTACCTTAAAGACAAAGGACTTTGTACGTTCACAGGCTGCTGAGTACAAAAAAATGCTGCGGGCGGGCCTCATCGTTATTGATGATGTCATGCTGTTCCCGCTGGAAAAAAATGTCGCGGTCGCTTTCTTCAATTTCATCAACCAGATCTACGAATCTACCTCCATCATTGTAAAGACAAACAAGAAGCCGACAGAATGGGCTAAAATGCTGGAGGATGAAGTTATTGCAACGGCACTTTTAGACCGGATATTGTTCCGGTGTCACTGGGGAAAGCTATAG
- the istA gene encoding IS21 family transposase, with product MNYYLSKLMTYHEVHKMHREGSSIRKISDHLGLNWRTVKKLLSKDDRSYQNELEAPSSKKKLLDPYRDFVKEKLSLYNDTSAAQMHDWLREHYPDFPQVSPKTVFNFVQGIRAEFNIPKEVSGRDFQMVAELPYGEQAQVDFGFYNMTTTRGKQKKVQFFTFILSRSRYKFVVFSDVPFTTAMVIDAHEEAFRFIGGLPREIVYDQDRLFMVSENLGDIVLTSEFSSYVRDRGIKLHFCRKADPQSKGKVENVVKYVKQNFL from the coding sequence ATGAACTATTATTTAAGTAAACTTATGACCTATCACGAGGTTCACAAAATGCACCGGGAAGGCAGCTCGATCCGTAAGATCTCCGATCATCTGGGTCTGAACTGGCGCACGGTAAAAAAGCTTTTGTCCAAAGATGACCGAAGTTACCAAAATGAACTGGAAGCCCCCTCTTCCAAGAAAAAGTTACTGGATCCCTACCGTGATTTCGTAAAGGAAAAGCTGTCGCTGTATAATGACACCTCAGCGGCCCAGATGCATGACTGGCTCAGGGAGCATTACCCTGACTTTCCGCAAGTCAGCCCCAAGACCGTATTCAACTTTGTTCAGGGTATCCGGGCGGAGTTCAACATCCCCAAAGAAGTGAGCGGCCGCGATTTCCAGATGGTCGCGGAGCTTCCCTATGGTGAGCAGGCACAGGTTGACTTTGGTTTTTACAACATGACCACTACGCGCGGTAAGCAGAAAAAAGTACAGTTCTTTACTTTCATCCTGTCCCGGAGCCGCTATAAGTTTGTTGTTTTCAGCGATGTGCCCTTTACCACCGCTATGGTGATCGATGCCCATGAAGAGGCCTTTCGGTTTATCGGCGGACTGCCCCGGGAGATCGTCTACGATCAGGACAGGTTATTTATGGTATCGGAAAACCTCGGTGACATCGTCCTGACCTCCGAGTTTTCCAGCTATGTACGCGATCGTGGCATCAAACTTCATTTCTGCAGGAAAGCCGACCCCCAGAGCAAAGGAAAAGTAGAGAACGTTGTAAAATATGTAAAGCAGAACTTTCTCTAG